One genomic window of Solea solea chromosome 12, fSolSol10.1, whole genome shotgun sequence includes the following:
- the admb gene encoding uncharacterized protein admb isoform X3, whose translation MRLALHTIICCCVFTTVLPLVKCDTGELNFNLKKRVWLQGHMKRDLGNILITAKEPSSDVHVGQEQDENGQVVLSPLSRTKRTPSGCALVTCVNHDLIYRLLRINNNQKDAVAPEKKIGSGGYGRRRRRSPLDVAQFTVQKKISVTQDMEKEPLVRLYSTSGTPLDSVDDSEKPIIDTEKIECACFPSGLSVSELVCELWMNSS comes from the exons ATGAGATTAGCCCTGCACACcatcatctgctgctgtgttttcaccACAGTCCTGCCACTGGTGAAATGTGACACAGGGGAGCTCAACTTCAACCTGAAGAAAAG AGTGTGGCTGCAAGGCCATATGAAGAGAGACCTGGGCAACATCTTAATCACGGCCAAAGAACCGTCCTCTGACGTCCATGTTGGACAGGAGCAGGATGAGAATGGACAAGTGGTTTTGTCTCCATTGAG CAGAACCAAGAGGACACCATCTGGCTGTGCCCTCGTCACATGTGTAAACCACGACCTGATCTACCGTCTGCTCAGGATAAACAACAATCAAAAAGATGCCGTTGCCCCTGAGAAGAAGATTGGCTCGGGAGGCTATGGGCGCCGTCGCCGCCGCTCACCCCTGGATGTCGCTCAGTTTACTGTCCAG AAGAAGATATCTGTCACTCAAGACATGGAGAAGGAACCACTGGTGCGCCTGTACAGTACATCAGGAACACCTCTGGACTCTGTGGATGACAGCGAGAAGCCTATAATAGATACCGAGAAGATTGAGTGTGCGTGCTTTCCTTCAGGTCTCAGTGTGTCAGAGTTGGTGTGTGAGTTATGGATGAATTCAAGTTAG
- the admb gene encoding uncharacterized protein admb isoform X2, translating into MRLALHTIICCCVFTTVLPLVKCDTGELNFNLKKRFRVWLQGHMKRDLGNILITAKEPSSDVHVGQEQDENGQVVLSPLRTKRTPSGCALVTCVNHDLIYRLLRINNNQKDAVAPEKKIGSGGYGRRRRRSPLDVAQFTVQKKISVTQDMEKEPLVRLYSTSGTPLDSVDDSEKPIIDTEKIECACFPSGLSVSELVCELWMNSS; encoded by the exons ATGAGATTAGCCCTGCACACcatcatctgctgctgtgttttcaccACAGTCCTGCCACTGGTGAAATGTGACACAGGGGAGCTCAACTTCAACCTGAAGAAAAG GTTTAGAGTGTGGCTGCAAGGCCATATGAAGAGAGACCTGGGCAACATCTTAATCACGGCCAAAGAACCGTCCTCTGACGTCCATGTTGGACAGGAGCAGGATGAGAATGGACAAGTGGTTTTGTCTCCATTGAG AACCAAGAGGACACCATCTGGCTGTGCCCTCGTCACATGTGTAAACCACGACCTGATCTACCGTCTGCTCAGGATAAACAACAATCAAAAAGATGCCGTTGCCCCTGAGAAGAAGATTGGCTCGGGAGGCTATGGGCGCCGTCGCCGCCGCTCACCCCTGGATGTCGCTCAGTTTACTGTCCAG AAGAAGATATCTGTCACTCAAGACATGGAGAAGGAACCACTGGTGCGCCTGTACAGTACATCAGGAACACCTCTGGACTCTGTGGATGACAGCGAGAAGCCTATAATAGATACCGAGAAGATTGAGTGTGCGTGCTTTCCTTCAGGTCTCAGTGTGTCAGAGTTGGTGTGTGAGTTATGGATGAATTCAAGTTAG
- the admb gene encoding uncharacterized protein admb isoform X1, with protein MRLALHTIICCCVFTTVLPLVKCDTGELNFNLKKRFRVWLQGHMKRDLGNILITAKEPSSDVHVGQEQDENGQVVLSPLSRTKRTPSGCALVTCVNHDLIYRLLRINNNQKDAVAPEKKIGSGGYGRRRRRSPLDVAQFTVQKKISVTQDMEKEPLVRLYSTSGTPLDSVDDSEKPIIDTEKIECACFPSGLSVSELVCELWMNSS; from the exons ATGAGATTAGCCCTGCACACcatcatctgctgctgtgttttcaccACAGTCCTGCCACTGGTGAAATGTGACACAGGGGAGCTCAACTTCAACCTGAAGAAAAG GTTTAGAGTGTGGCTGCAAGGCCATATGAAGAGAGACCTGGGCAACATCTTAATCACGGCCAAAGAACCGTCCTCTGACGTCCATGTTGGACAGGAGCAGGATGAGAATGGACAAGTGGTTTTGTCTCCATTGAG CAGAACCAAGAGGACACCATCTGGCTGTGCCCTCGTCACATGTGTAAACCACGACCTGATCTACCGTCTGCTCAGGATAAACAACAATCAAAAAGATGCCGTTGCCCCTGAGAAGAAGATTGGCTCGGGAGGCTATGGGCGCCGTCGCCGCCGCTCACCCCTGGATGTCGCTCAGTTTACTGTCCAG AAGAAGATATCTGTCACTCAAGACATGGAGAAGGAACCACTGGTGCGCCTGTACAGTACATCAGGAACACCTCTGGACTCTGTGGATGACAGCGAGAAGCCTATAATAGATACCGAGAAGATTGAGTGTGCGTGCTTTCCTTCAGGTCTCAGTGTGTCAGAGTTGGTGTGTGAGTTATGGATGAATTCAAGTTAG